Proteins from one Romboutsia sp. CE17 genomic window:
- a CDS encoding type II secretion system F family protein, with protein MNSYKCVFYNENNEREVQRVILETEQDVIKYATKNNYRIASIEKELNLLRESNITYKELRILCNEMGILLESGCEITKLFEMVRLNSNKKVSKVLEQISNYIQKGNSISEAFQKTNKFSKFFTSMIKAGEISGNLDIVMTRLSQYYDKEYKLKSKIKSMLIYPVFLIILAMISSLFIFISIIPNFQTIFINNGLNPPVFTKILINLSIFIKSYFTYILVLNIFLMCFIFYKIKTSNKVKEYIEKIQLKIPIIKNITKLLITTKFSRAFYILNKSGIEIIESIEISSQVVDNHILYNEILNCKENIRRGSTIGESLSLVQVFPDLFLKMIGIGEESGSLDKTLSMLSKFYEEELENKIDQGMKIIEPIIIVTVSIVIGAVIIAMLLPMFDAITAI; from the coding sequence GTGAATTCATATAAATGTGTTTTTTATAATGAAAATAATGAAAGAGAAGTTCAAAGGGTTATATTAGAAACAGAACAAGATGTGATTAAATATGCCACTAAAAATAATTATAGAATAGCATCTATAGAAAAAGAACTAAATTTATTGAGAGAAAGTAATATAACATACAAGGAATTACGCATACTTTGTAATGAGATGGGGATATTGCTTGAATCAGGATGTGAGATAACTAAGTTATTTGAAATGGTAAGGCTAAACTCTAATAAAAAAGTATCTAAAGTATTAGAACAAATTTCAAATTATATTCAAAAAGGAAATTCAATCAGTGAGGCATTTCAAAAAACAAATAAATTTTCAAAGTTTTTTACTAGTATGATTAAAGCAGGAGAAATAAGTGGAAACCTAGATATAGTAATGACTAGGTTATCACAATATTATGATAAGGAGTACAAGCTAAAATCTAAGATAAAATCCATGCTAATATATCCAGTTTTTCTAATAATATTAGCTATGATATCTTCGTTGTTTATATTTATATCAATAATACCTAATTTTCAAACTATATTTATTAACAATGGGCTGAATCCTCCTGTCTTTACAAAAATATTAATAAATTTATCAATATTTATAAAAAGTTATTTTACATACATATTAGTCTTAAATATATTTCTGATGTGTTTTATATTTTACAAAATAAAGACTAGTAATAAGGTAAAAGAATATATCGAAAAAATTCAGTTAAAAATTCCAATCATAAAAAATATAACTAAATTACTTATAACAACAAAGTTCTCTAGAGCATTTTATATTTTAAATAAAAGTGGCATAGAGATAATAGAGTCTATAGAAATATCATCTCAAGTTGTAGATAATCACATTTTATATAACGAAATTTTAAATTGTAAAGAAAATATAAGAAGAGGTAGTACTATAGGTGAATCTTTAAGTTTGGTTCAAGTATTCCCTGATTTATTTTTAAAAATGATAGGAATAGGAGAGGAAAGTGGAAGTTTAGATAAAACACTAAGTATGTTAAGTAAGTTTTATGAAGAAGAATTAGAAAATAAGATTGATCAAGGTATGAAGATAATAGAACCAATAATAATTGTAACAGTTTCAATAGTTATTGGAGCGGTAATTATAGCAATGTTATTGCCTATGTTTGATGCAATAACTGCAATTTAA
- a CDS encoding type II secretion system protein, which produces MKVRNLKGRRRKGFTLVEMVMVVVILGILSSTALMKYDEIQKNAKLNADYASASTIATATTMALNDGKITSSTDDKMTALVNGGYLQSKVKCNTTNSDFVITIDNNNNVIEITSGSGTSEMKFYPISK; this is translated from the coding sequence ATGAAAGTAAGAAACTTAAAAGGAAGAAGGAGAAAAGGTTTTACTCTGGTTGAAATGGTAATGGTAGTGGTTATCCTTGGAATATTATCTAGTACGGCATTAATGAAGTATGATGAAATTCAAAAAAATGCTAAGCTTAATGCTGATTACGCAAGTGCATCAACTATAGCAACTGCTACTACAATGGCTCTTAATGATGGGAAAATCACCTCAAGTACAGATGATAAGATGACAGCTCTCGTTAATGGAGGTTACTTACAGTCGAAGGTTAAGTGTAATACAACTAATTCAGACTTTGTAATAACTATAGATAACAATAACAATGTCATAGAAATCACTTCTGGAAGTGGAACTAGTGAAATGAAATTTTATCCTATTTCAAAGTAA
- a CDS encoding M28 family metallopeptidase produces the protein MSKKTFMKLSLFFSLILISFSLNGCSTLKDKPILKEEIKSKDEKVETQIMVEEEEILSTIEDLALQVRKFGTEGEKISADKLKSKLESYGYDVDFQDFEVFDMGDNVREYIHSNDVNTFFNLNPTNSTSSMGTARNIIVKSKNFDVSKKTLYLSAHYDTTSGTTGVYDNATGVSAVVEIARNLQNYKNDEINIVYAIFSAEEYFKSGSRYYLSQLSNTERDNIIGAINIDMIGYEGFEYPELKTVGPIEIILMQEDNNTLSDAFNNQFNEKYNVNRELGGMSDDLSFSKLGIPTIYFADENFITGANIEEESTDIQLEPVKVNAISSFCEDIVEFVKNL, from the coding sequence GTGTCTAAGAAAACTTTTATGAAACTATCTTTATTTTTTAGTTTGATATTAATATCTTTTAGCTTGAATGGTTGTTCTACTTTAAAAGATAAGCCAATATTAAAAGAGGAAATAAAGAGTAAGGATGAAAAAGTTGAAACTCAAATTATGGTGGAGGAAGAAGAAATTTTAAGCACTATAGAAGACTTAGCTCTTCAAGTTAGAAAATTTGGAACAGAAGGAGAGAAAATTTCGGCAGATAAACTAAAATCAAAATTAGAATCATATGGGTATGATGTGGATTTTCAAGATTTTGAGGTATTTGATATGGGTGATAATGTTAGAGAGTATATTCATTCTAATGATGTGAATACTTTTTTTAATTTAAACCCTACAAATAGTACAAGTTCAATGGGCACTGCAAGAAATATAATTGTTAAATCTAAGAATTTTGATGTAAGTAAAAAAACACTTTATTTATCTGCTCATTATGATACTACAAGTGGTACTACAGGCGTGTATGATAATGCTACAGGCGTAAGTGCTGTTGTAGAGATTGCTAGAAATCTCCAAAATTATAAGAATGATGAAATTAATATAGTATATGCTATTTTTAGCGCTGAAGAATATTTTAAATCAGGTTCTAGATATTATCTTAGTCAATTAAGTAATACAGAAAGAGATAATATAATAGGAGCTATAAATATAGATATGATAGGATATGAAGGTTTTGAATATCCAGAATTAAAAACAGTTGGACCAATAGAAATTATTTTAATGCAAGAAGATAATAACACTTTAAGTGATGCATTTAATAATCAATTTAATGAAAAATATAATGTTAATAGAGAACTAGGTGGAATGTCTGATGATTTATCGTTTTCTAAGCTAGGTATACCAACAATATATTTTGCAGATGAAAATTTTATAACAGGAGCTAATATTGAAGAAGAAAGCACAGATATACAGTTAGAACCTGTAAAAGTAAATGCTATTTCTAGTTTTTGTGAGGATATTGTTGAGTTTGTAAAAAATTTATAA
- a CDS encoding tyrosine-type recombinase/integrase — protein MKVQEVKLDNNQRRYLLLDDNGLPIIPVARYLKYIDNSEKSFNTQKTYAYSLKLYFEYLKEINVDYRNVNINILSNFVGWLRNPYESGKIVNIKSTKAKRTEKTVNLTITVVTNFYDYLYRTEEINNDMVDKLMKQVFTGGHKHYKGFLHHVNKDKPSSKNILKIKEPRRKIKVLTKEEMQKVYDATTNIRDEFLIKLLYETGLRIGEALSLFIEDIVFDHNKGHRIKLVDRGELPNCAMLKTGEREIHISQELIDLFDDYAYDILDELEIDTNFVFVKLRGKNKGQPLEYQDVSDLFKRLKKKIGIDVHAHLLRHTHATIYYQTTKDIKQVQERLGHSQIQTTMNMYLHPSDEDIRANWEIAQPSFKITKGGTNDN, from the coding sequence ATGAAAGTACAAGAAGTAAAATTAGATAATAACCAAAGAAGATATTTATTACTTGACGATAATGGATTACCCATAATACCCGTAGCAAGATATTTGAAATATATAGATAATAGTGAAAAGAGTTTTAATACTCAAAAGACCTATGCTTACTCTTTGAAACTATACTTTGAATACCTTAAAGAAATAAATGTAGATTATAGAAATGTAAATATCAACATACTATCTAATTTTGTAGGATGGCTTAGAAATCCATATGAAAGTGGTAAGATAGTTAATATAAAGTCAACTAAAGCAAAGAGAACAGAAAAAACAGTCAATCTGACTATAACAGTTGTAACAAACTTCTATGACTATTTATATAGGACAGAAGAAATAAATAATGATATGGTCGATAAACTTATGAAACAAGTATTCACAGGAGGACATAAACATTATAAAGGATTTTTACACCATGTAAATAAAGATAAACCATCAAGTAAGAATATACTTAAAATAAAAGAACCAAGACGTAAGATTAAAGTTCTAACTAAAGAAGAAATGCAAAAGGTATATGACGCTACAACTAATATAAGAGATGAATTTTTAATTAAATTATTATACGAAACAGGACTTAGAATAGGCGAAGCCTTATCTTTATTCATTGAGGATATTGTATTTGACCATAACAAAGGTCATAGAATTAAATTAGTTGATAGAGGTGAACTTCCTAATTGTGCGATGTTAAAAACAGGAGAAAGAGAAATACATATATCACAAGAATTGATAGATTTATTTGATGACTATGCTTATGATATTTTAGATGAATTAGAAATAGATACTAATTTTGTTTTTGTAAAATTAAGAGGTAAAAATAAAGGGCAACCTTTAGAATATCAAGATGTTAGTGATTTGTTTAAGAGGCTTAAAAAGAAAATAGGAATAGATGTACATGCTCACCTCTTAAGGCATACTCACGCTACTATTTATTATCAGACTACAAAGGATATAAAACAGGTACAAGAGAGATTAGGACACTCACAAATACAAACGACTATGAATATGTATCTACACCCTTCTGACGAAGATATAAGGGCTAATTGGGAGATAGCACAACCATCATTTAAGATAACTAAGGGAGGTACTAATGACAACTAA
- a CDS encoding tyrosine-type recombinase/integrase, translated as MTTNTTSIFRQGTLNNSNDKITETLSKYTEKKINKDKSVTYTEIPTTYFLENNTWDIDFFGNIEQFKEQVANYKYDHKNIHFSINNKNLNTEIKFIIYNKLFTDEWGLQSTLKGQSNYLRQFSKFINEKYPNTNSMLELNFDKANIQWIDWLNNNGIKILEKNNTNSKLYNKDCMKNTAIANFFKYMVNSFCKIIDERDEWEKDKWDIRNLERYGINYSESSGRYFINFSEIDNIEIRKSLKQYIKLRLLNNNKFSWNTAIKYLNYIPKFINFILKLEPTWNDLKNLDRQHILKYIEWLNIYATESLNNRNSNPKRYIATSISCVAKFLSDIQIREYDIAPKKDVRTLIFTEDKPNIPKKSQDQIDYIPDYVLEQLFNNINYLHEEVIPIVYIMLKTGLRVSDVLGLKQDCLVKLNNKFWIETNIEKTYVEGHRIPIDDELANMLAVLIDNSKQYSNEDNNPKNYIFVRYKGSRKGKPYSQGWIREKLNLLAVDYNITDELGNRYHFKNHSFRHTYAIKMLNGGADILTVQELLAHASPEMTMRYAKLLDDTKRKVFDKAIKQGIFSFDESDKLKEENDGEIPSDIIDMLYTNHKLNAINTPYGTCMQRANGKCDYAKHPPCLTCNGGSPCKDLCVGAFEGDINKYEILINSTKTMIENAKIYNRTEIVNENEELLKLYEDIYSKISQGNMIYSRLDKLKRR; from the coding sequence ATGACAACTAATACAACAAGTATTTTTAGACAAGGCACACTAAATAATTCTAATGATAAAATAACTGAAACTCTATCAAAGTACACTGAAAAGAAGATAAATAAAGATAAATCGGTAACATATACGGAAATACCTACCACTTATTTTTTAGAAAATAATACTTGGGATATAGATTTTTTTGGAAATATTGAACAATTTAAAGAACAAGTTGCGAATTATAAATATGACCATAAAAATATACATTTTTCTATTAACAATAAAAATTTAAATACAGAAATTAAGTTCATTATATATAATAAGCTATTTACCGATGAGTGGGGATTACAGTCAACATTAAAAGGACAATCTAATTACCTCCGACAGTTTTCAAAATTTATAAATGAGAAGTATCCAAATACTAATTCAATGCTTGAATTAAACTTTGATAAAGCTAACATTCAATGGATAGATTGGCTAAATAATAATGGCATAAAGATACTTGAAAAAAACAATACCAATTCAAAACTATATAATAAAGATTGTATGAAGAATACTGCTATAGCTAATTTTTTCAAATATATGGTTAATAGTTTTTGTAAAATTATAGATGAAAGAGATGAATGGGAAAAAGACAAATGGGATATTCGGAATTTAGAACGTTATGGAATAAACTATTCAGAATCTAGTGGTCGTTACTTTATAAATTTTAGCGAAATAGATAATATAGAAATTAGAAAAAGTTTAAAACAATATATAAAACTGAGATTACTTAATAATAATAAATTTTCATGGAATACAGCTATTAAATATTTAAATTATATTCCAAAATTTATTAACTTTATATTAAAATTAGAACCTACATGGAACGATTTAAAAAATTTAGATAGACAACATATATTAAAATATATCGAATGGCTGAATATCTATGCTACTGAAAGCTTAAATAATAGGAATTCCAATCCTAAACGATATATAGCCACATCTATATCGTGTGTAGCAAAATTTTTATCAGATATTCAAATCAGAGAATATGATATAGCTCCTAAGAAAGATGTTAGAACATTAATATTTACCGAGGATAAACCTAATATACCTAAAAAGTCACAAGACCAAATAGATTATATTCCTGATTATGTATTAGAACAACTATTTAATAATATAAATTACCTACATGAAGAAGTTATACCAATAGTTTATATTATGCTTAAAACAGGACTTAGGGTATCCGATGTATTAGGATTGAAACAAGATTGCTTAGTTAAATTAAATAATAAGTTTTGGATTGAAACTAATATAGAAAAAACCTATGTCGAAGGACATAGAATACCTATAGATGATGAACTTGCTAATATGTTGGCAGTATTAATTGATAATTCTAAACAGTATAGTAATGAAGATAATAACCCTAAAAATTATATATTTGTTAGATATAAGGGTTCTCGAAAAGGCAAACCATATAGTCAAGGTTGGATTAGAGAAAAACTTAATTTATTAGCAGTAGATTATAATATAACTGATGAACTTGGTAATAGGTATCATTTTAAAAATCACTCTTTTAGACACACCTATGCTATAAAAATGCTTAACGGTGGTGCTGATATACTTACAGTTCAAGAATTATTGGCTCATGCCTCACCAGAAATGACAATGAGATATGCCAAATTACTTGATGATACAAAAAGAAAAGTATTTGATAAAGCAATAAAACAAGGTATATTTAGTTTTGATGAAAGTGATAAATTAAAAGAAGAAAATGATGGGGAAATCCCATCTGATATTATAGATATGTTATATACAAACCATAAGTTAAATGCTATTAATACACCGTATGGTACTTGTATGCAAAGAGCAAATGGTAAATGTGATTATGCGAAGCATCCACCTTGCCTAACTTGTAATGGTGGAAGTCCTTGTAAAGACCTATGTGTTGGAGCATTTGAAGGTGATATTAATAAGTATGAAATACTAATAAATTCAACTAAAACTATGATTGAAAATGCTAAAATATATAATAGAACTGAAATTGTAAATGAAAATGAAGAATTATTAAAATTGTATGAAGATATTTATTCTAAAATATCACAAGGAAATATGATTTACAGTAGATTAGATAAGTTAAAAAGAAGGTGA
- a CDS encoding DUF6262 family protein → MTQEKVDKAIQRLIKAQKAINFNSVANESGVTKKTLYDNNDIRERIETLRYQQSQVPTPSQVKREMNDNNKDAIIASLKRKIKRLEEENKELREQIKINYADLYKQL, encoded by the coding sequence ATGACACAAGAAAAGGTTGATAAAGCAATACAAAGACTTATAAAAGCTCAAAAGGCTATTAATTTTAATAGTGTTGCAAATGAAAGTGGAGTTACCAAAAAGACTCTATATGATAATAACGATATTAGAGAACGGATTGAAACTCTTAGATATCAACAATCACAAGTACCTACTCCATCACAAGTTAAAAGAGAGATGAATGATAATAATAAAGATGCAATTATCGCAAGTTTAAAAAGAAAAATTAAAAGACTTGAAGAAGAAAACAAGGAACTTAGAGAACAGATTAAGATTAATTATGCTGATTTATATAAACAGTTATAA
- a CDS encoding methyltransferase domain-containing protein yields the protein MRKLKKIEVLRELLNENISILRCPVCKKSIKYIKESSVLCENNHCFNISKKGYVNLVKNNAKTIYDKKLFESRSKIYEYGIYDELSKEIIDIVDKYTSKKNVNFVLDVGCGEGYYLNQLYSDEKINSRCKLFGIDISREGISLATRYENSILWSVSDLSNLPFKNDKLDIIIDILSPSNYSEFTRVLNKGGVVIKVIPDEHYLKEIRSEIKGKIKKDTYSNKNVINSFKDNLEIIYDKRITYKTNIYNLEDFIKMTPLTSGLSKEQINELNKCDIEKITVDLKIIVGKVK from the coding sequence ATGAGAAAATTAAAAAAGATTGAAGTTTTAAGAGAATTACTTAATGAAAATATATCAATACTTAGATGTCCAGTGTGTAAAAAATCTATAAAATATATAAAAGAAAGTAGTGTATTATGTGAAAATAACCATTGCTTTAATATATCTAAAAAAGGATATGTTAATTTAGTAAAGAATAATGCGAAGACAATATATGATAAAAAATTATTTGAATCTAGAAGTAAAATATATGAATATGGTATATATGACGAGCTTTCTAAAGAGATAATAGATATAGTGGATAAATATACGTCAAAAAAGAATGTTAATTTTGTACTAGATGTTGGTTGCGGAGAAGGATATTATTTAAATCAACTATATTCAGATGAAAAAATAAATAGTAGGTGTAAATTGTTTGGAATAGATATATCAAGAGAAGGAATTTCACTTGCTACAAGATACGAAAATAGCATACTATGGAGTGTATCAGACTTATCAAATCTACCATTTAAAAATGATAAATTAGATATAATAATAGATATACTTTCACCATCGAATTATAGTGAATTTACTAGAGTTTTAAACAAAGGTGGAGTTGTAATAAAAGTAATTCCAGATGAACACTATTTAAAAGAGATAAGGTCTGAAATAAAAGGTAAAATAAAAAAAGATACTTATTCTAATAAAAATGTTATAAATTCATTTAAAGATAACTTGGAAATCATCTATGATAAAAGAATCACTTATAAAACAAATATATATAATTTAGAAGATTTTATAAAAATGACACCATTAACATCTGGTTTGAGCAAAGAACAAATAAATGAATTAAATAAATGTGATATAGAAAAAATAACGGTTGATTTAAAAATTATAGTCGGTAAAGTAAAGTAG
- the hflX gene encoding GTPase HflX: MRKRVIIVGININNKNNFEESIIELKNLCIACDMEVVGKVEQNLKKINPTFYMGSGKIEELQDLIEKTNAEIIVFNNELSASQIKNIEEEVKCNVIDRTALILDIFANRAKTREAKLQVEVARLQYELPRLIGANENLGRQSGGVGTKNRGAGETKLELDRRRIEDRIASLNKELEILKYQRNTQKNKRKKSNIPNVALVGYTNAGKSSVMNVLVENFINKEDKKVFEKNMLFATLETYVRNIKLHNNKSFLLYDTVGFVGDLPHNLVKAFRSTLEEVCDADLLVHIIDISNPNYKNQIDVTNETLSQIGADNIPMIYVYNKIDLIDLDKLDNNKILISAKRDIGIDRLIESICEKVFEDYIRFKLKIPYSEGKMISNIMENATILDSEYIEDGVILNIECSEKEYVQYKQYII; encoded by the coding sequence ATGAGAAAAAGAGTAATAATTGTAGGAATTAATATAAATAACAAAAATAATTTTGAGGAATCTATAATAGAACTTAAGAATTTATGTATAGCCTGTGATATGGAAGTAGTTGGAAAAGTGGAGCAAAATTTAAAGAAGATAAATCCAACATTCTATATGGGTAGTGGTAAAATTGAAGAATTACAAGATTTAATCGAAAAAACGAACGCTGAAATAATAGTATTTAATAACGAACTATCTGCATCACAGATAAAAAATATTGAAGAAGAAGTAAAATGTAATGTCATAGATAGGACAGCTTTAATACTAGATATATTTGCAAATAGAGCAAAAACAAGAGAAGCTAAGTTGCAAGTAGAGGTTGCAAGACTTCAGTATGAACTTCCAAGGTTAATTGGTGCAAATGAAAACCTAGGTCGTCAAAGTGGTGGAGTTGGTACTAAAAATAGGGGAGCAGGAGAAACTAAGTTAGAACTAGACCGTAGACGTATAGAAGATAGAATAGCTAGTTTAAACAAGGAATTAGAAATACTGAAGTATCAAAGAAATACTCAAAAAAATAAAAGAAAAAAATCCAACATACCTAATGTAGCACTAGTAGGATATACTAATGCAGGTAAATCATCAGTTATGAATGTATTAGTTGAAAATTTTATCAATAAAGAAGATAAAAAAGTATTTGAAAAAAACATGCTATTTGCAACATTGGAGACTTATGTTAGAAATATTAAACTGCATAATAACAAATCTTTTTTACTGTATGATACAGTTGGATTTGTAGGCGATTTGCCTCATAACTTAGTTAAAGCTTTTAGATCGACACTGGAAGAGGTTTGCGATGCAGACTTATTAGTTCATATTATAGATATATCTAATCCTAATTATAAAAATCAGATAGATGTTACTAATGAAACATTAAGCCAAATAGGAGCTGATAATATTCCTATGATTTATGTATATAATAAGATTGATTTAATTGATTTAGATAAATTAGATAATAATAAAATATTAATTTCAGCTAAAAGAGATATAGGAATAGATAGATTAATAGAATCTATTTGTGAAAAAGTATTTGAAGATTATATAAGATTTAAGTTAAAAATTCCATATTCAGAAGGAAAGATGATATCTAATATAATGGAGAATGCAACTATCTTAGACTCTGAATATATAGAGGATGGAGTAATACTCAATATTGAATGTAGTGAAAAAGAGTATGTTCAATATAAACAATACATAATTTAG
- a CDS encoding YecA family protein, with the protein MLGRNDLCPCGSGKKYKKCCLNKDVASERSSRKIEFSQKQYYELYAKLYEFSRNEKFKTEYEKAKETFFIMENEEINSKFERFFNTYFIQDHIMENKKVITVEFFEENKDNLDMVERDILKNLFESYVSVYEVKEIREDKILLKDCLNDVEIYTEDINLLKDFEIGSPIIARIVKVGDTNILIDITISISEAIKDIIVSDIKTLFSQYEDIYKDMNTFLIHHTHILYKYIQQLLEPSIAEFLKNQRAEKASKAESVEVCESDDKVIAIMKQNVEDEFLQGCIDFWNGYKAANGEVKGAENGWAAGVEYYVKKDAGQSITQAQISKKYEISPSTLGKRYKDLKSE; encoded by the coding sequence TTGTTAGGTAGAAATGATTTATGCCCATGCGGAAGTGGTAAAAAATATAAAAAATGTTGTTTAAATAAAGATGTTGCGTCAGAAAGATCAAGTAGAAAGATTGAATTTTCACAAAAGCAATATTATGAATTATATGCTAAATTATATGAATTCTCTAGAAATGAGAAGTTTAAAACTGAATATGAAAAGGCTAAAGAAACATTCTTTATAATGGAAAATGAAGAAATAAACTCTAAGTTCGAAAGATTCTTTAATACGTATTTTATACAAGATCATATAATGGAGAATAAAAAAGTTATAACAGTTGAATTCTTTGAAGAAAACAAAGATAACTTAGATATGGTGGAAAGAGATATATTAAAAAATCTATTTGAATCTTACGTAAGTGTGTATGAAGTAAAAGAAATAAGAGAAGACAAAATCTTATTGAAAGATTGTTTAAATGATGTTGAAATATATACAGAAGATATAAATCTATTAAAAGACTTTGAAATTGGAAGTCCTATAATAGCAAGAATTGTTAAAGTAGGAGATACAAATATACTAATAGATATAACTATAAGTATATCAGAGGCTATAAAAGATATAATAGTTAGTGATATAAAAACTTTATTTAGCCAATATGAAGATATATACAAGGATATGAATACATTCTTAATACATCATACACATATATTATACAAGTATATACAACAATTACTAGAGCCAAGTATAGCTGAATTTTTAAAGAATCAAAGAGCGGAAAAAGCTAGCAAGGCTGAAAGTGTTGAAGTATGTGAAAGTGATGATAAAGTAATTGCTATAATGAAGCAAAATGTAGAAGACGAGTTCTTACAAGGATGTATAGACTTCTGGAACGGATACAAAGCTGCTAATGGTGAAGTAAAAGGTGCAGAAAATGGATGGGCAGCAGGTGTAGAATATTATGTTAAAAAAGATGCTGGTCAATCTATAACTCAAGCTCAAATATCTAAAAAATATGAAATAAGTCCAAGTACTTTAGGGAAAAGATACAAAGATCTTAAATCAGAGTAA